One window from the genome of Vibrio vulnificus NBRC 15645 = ATCC 27562 encodes:
- the hldE gene encoding bifunctional D-glycero-beta-D-manno-heptose-7-phosphate kinase/D-glycero-beta-D-manno-heptose 1-phosphate adenylyltransferase HldE — MKPILPDYNNAGVLIIGDVMLDRYWYGPTSRISPEAPVPVVKVENNEERPGGAANVAMNIASLGGHARIVGLTGMDEPAKVLTETLNSLKVKCDFVALPEYPTITKLRVMSRGQQLIRLDFEDKFEGTDPELVLTRMERALPHVQAVILSDYAKGALEHVEALIAKARAANVPVFIDPKGTNFEPYRGATLLTPNMSEFEAVVGKVTSDDDLVEKALGLIEKFELGALLVTRSEHGMTLVRPDQKPFHLPTQAKEVYDVTGAGDTVISVLAASVAAGKPLDEACALANAAAGVVVGKLGTSTLSTIELAEAIHGSRDTDFGVIAEAALIDAVKAAQAKGEKVVMTNGCFDILHAGHVSYLNNAAKLGDRLIVAVNTDESVKRLKGPGRPVNPTDRRMAVLAGLGAVDWVVPFSEDTPQRLISEVLPDLLVKGGDYKPEDIAGGKEVIAAGGEVKVLNFEDGCSTTEIIDAIKGGRG, encoded by the coding sequence ATGAAACCAATCCTACCTGATTACAACAATGCAGGTGTACTGATCATTGGCGATGTGATGCTAGACCGTTACTGGTATGGCCCAACAAGTCGTATTTCACCAGAAGCCCCAGTACCTGTTGTAAAAGTAGAGAACAATGAAGAGCGCCCAGGCGGAGCGGCAAACGTAGCAATGAACATTGCCTCGCTTGGTGGTCATGCGCGCATTGTGGGTTTAACAGGGATGGATGAGCCAGCGAAAGTGCTGACCGAAACCCTGAATTCGTTAAAAGTAAAATGCGATTTTGTTGCGCTTCCTGAATACCCAACCATCACCAAATTGCGTGTGATGAGCCGTGGTCAGCAATTGATTCGCTTAGATTTTGAAGACAAGTTTGAAGGCACCGATCCTGAGTTGGTCCTAACACGCATGGAGCGCGCTCTGCCTCACGTGCAGGCGGTGATTCTGTCTGATTATGCAAAAGGGGCGTTAGAGCACGTTGAGGCTTTGATCGCGAAAGCTCGTGCAGCTAATGTTCCCGTGTTTATCGACCCGAAAGGCACCAACTTTGAACCTTATCGTGGCGCCACTCTGCTCACACCAAACATGTCTGAGTTTGAAGCGGTGGTTGGCAAAGTGACATCCGATGATGACTTGGTGGAAAAAGCATTAGGCTTGATTGAAAAGTTTGAACTTGGAGCATTGCTGGTAACGCGCAGTGAGCATGGCATGACATTGGTTCGTCCAGATCAGAAGCCATTCCATTTGCCAACCCAAGCCAAAGAAGTGTATGACGTGACGGGTGCCGGCGATACGGTGATTTCTGTCTTGGCGGCGTCGGTTGCAGCAGGTAAACCGCTTGACGAAGCATGTGCATTGGCTAATGCGGCGGCGGGCGTCGTAGTCGGTAAGTTAGGTACTTCAACGTTATCGACCATCGAGTTAGCAGAAGCCATTCATGGCAGCCGTGATACCGATTTCGGTGTGATTGCCGAAGCGGCGCTGATTGATGCGGTGAAAGCGGCGCAAGCCAAAGGCGAGAAAGTGGTCATGACCAATGGCTGCTTCGACATCCTTCATGCAGGCCATGTTTCTTACCTAAATAACGCAGCAAAATTGGGTGACCGCCTGATTGTTGCCGTGAATACCGATGAGTCGGTGAAGCGCCTGAAAGGTCCTGGCCGTCCTGTGAATCCAACCGATCGTCGTATGGCAGTGCTCGCGGGCTTAGGCGCTGTTGATTGGGTGGTACCGTTTAGTGAAGACACGCCACAACGTTTGATTTCAGAAGTGCTTCCGGATCTGTTGGTTAAAGGCGGCGATTACAAGCCAGAAGATATCGCTGGTGGTAAAGAAGTGATTGCTGCAGGTGGTGAAGTAAAAGTACTGAACTTTGAAGATGGCTGTTCAACCACAGAGATCATTGATGCAATCAAAGGCGGACGCGGCTAA